Proteins from one Desulfovibrio sp. genomic window:
- a CDS encoding NADH-quinone oxidoreductase subunit N, whose product MKLTLFAPELLLLMGGLVLFLMSTGKTSGRTARAITLAMALLNIAVCVGCLRFEGALFYDAYKIDLFSQSLKLVISVGFAIVLLFGTELKGVADDVRPEYYFFLTLSTLGLLMLVSSVELLTMFIALELSSYSLYLLVPMRDDHSGLRMQMESAIKYVLFGVVATGVMLFGMSYMFGLTGTTYFVKLLPALQQMMGNPVAIVAIAMVMGGFFFKLAVFPFHFWAPDVYQGASNETTAFIASVPKIAAVAILIRIVTLVTPEGQAIITMLMVFSICSMFYGNLIALVQTDVKRMLGFSGIAHAGYVLLGLVTLQDAGYATSLYYIVGYLVMNIAGFLVVCKVSQQGENVRISDLSGLYKRSPLLAFTMAVSMFAMAGIPPFVGFMGKFMLLTGAYKAGYVTLVILAAINTAISLYYYLSVVRVTYTASPGDRPALVVDGTTKAVSLALVVIIIALGVAPDSILKIATDAVRTIL is encoded by the coding sequence ATGAAGCTCACGTTGTTTGCCCCTGAATTGCTCCTCTTGATGGGCGGCCTTGTCCTTTTTCTGATGAGCACCGGCAAGACCAGCGGCAGGACAGCCAGGGCGATCACCCTGGCCATGGCCCTGCTCAACATTGCCGTCTGCGTCGGCTGCCTTCGCTTCGAGGGGGCGCTGTTCTACGACGCCTACAAGATCGACCTGTTCTCCCAGTCCCTCAAGCTCGTCATATCCGTAGGCTTCGCCATTGTGCTGCTTTTCGGCACCGAGCTCAAAGGAGTCGCCGACGATGTCCGCCCGGAGTACTACTTCTTCCTGACGTTAAGCACGCTCGGCCTTCTCATGCTGGTCAGCAGCGTCGAGCTGCTTACCATGTTCATCGCCCTTGAACTGTCGTCCTACTCGCTCTACCTGCTGGTCCCCATGCGCGACGACCATTCGGGTCTGCGCATGCAGATGGAATCCGCCATAAAGTACGTGCTGTTCGGTGTAGTGGCCACCGGCGTGATGCTTTTCGGCATGAGCTACATGTTCGGCCTGACCGGCACCACGTACTTCGTGAAGCTTCTGCCCGCCCTGCAGCAGATGATGGGCAACCCTGTGGCCATCGTGGCCATCGCCATGGTCATGGGCGGCTTCTTCTTCAAGCTGGCGGTGTTTCCCTTCCACTTCTGGGCGCCGGACGTCTACCAGGGCGCTTCCAACGAGACCACCGCCTTCATCGCCTCCGTGCCCAAGATAGCCGCAGTGGCCATTCTGATCCGCATCGTCACCTTGGTGACCCCTGAGGGGCAGGCCATCATCACAATGCTCATGGTGTTCTCCATCTGCTCAATGTTCTACGGCAACCTGATCGCCCTGGTGCAGACCGACGTCAAACGCATGCTCGGCTTCTCCGGTATCGCACACGCGGGCTACGTTTTGCTGGGTCTGGTCACCCTGCAGGACGCCGGGTACGCCACCTCGCTCTACTACATCGTGGGTTATCTGGTCATGAACATCGCTGGCTTCCTTGTGGTGTGCAAGGTGTCGCAGCAAGGTGAGAACGTGCGCATCAGCGACTTGAGCGGCCTCTACAAGCGCTCGCCCCTGCTGGCCTTCACCATGGCCGTCAGCATGTTCGCCATGGCAGGCATTCCGCCCTTCGTCGGCTTCATGGGCAAATTCATGCTCTTAACCGGCGCTTACAAGGCCGGCTACGTGACCCTGGTCATCCTGGCGGCCATCAATACGGCCATATCGCTCTACTACTATCTGTCCGTGGTCCGGGTGACCTACACGGCCAGCCCTGGCGACCGCCCCGCTCTGGTGGTGGACGGCACCACCAAGGCTGTCAGCCTGGCCCTGGTGGTCATCATCATCGCATTGGGCGTCGCCCCGGACAGCATCCTGAAGATCGCCACCGATGCGGTGCGCACCATCCTGTAG
- a CDS encoding NADH-quinone oxidoreductase subunit I gives MIKYTQEIVSGTWSLIVGLAITIKYFFMPVVTLQYPHETLPMTPRYRGHIDLVFDEKLGGTKCIVCGSCQKACPSNCITVAGERPEGAKLKVLTQFTLDFTKCSLCGLCVESCAPGAIDFSKEYNLAGYKNEEFIFDLLKRLEAKKS, from the coding sequence ATGATCAAGTACACCCAAGAGATCGTCAGCGGGACATGGAGCCTGATCGTCGGCCTGGCCATAACGATCAAGTACTTCTTCATGCCAGTGGTCACATTGCAGTATCCGCATGAGACCCTGCCCATGACCCCGCGCTATCGCGGCCACATCGACCTGGTGTTCGACGAGAAGCTCGGCGGCACCAAATGCATCGTGTGCGGCAGCTGCCAGAAGGCTTGCCCGTCGAACTGCATCACCGTGGCCGGAGAAAGGCCGGAAGGCGCCAAGCTCAAGGTGCTGACCCAGTTCACCCTGGACTTCACGAAATGCAGCCTGTGCGGCCTGTGCGTGGAGAGCTGCGCTCCGGGAGCCATCGACTTTTCCAAGGAGTACAACTTGGCGGGCTACAAGAATGAGGAATTCATTTTTGACCTCCTGAAACGGCTGGAGGCGAAGAAATCATGA
- the nuoH gene encoding NADH-quinone oxidoreductase subunit NuoH: MSIHPEVLRLLAFLLGIIGFVAMNAAYLVWLERKEAGHIQRRIGPKEVGPFGLLQPMADGLKLMTKQLIVPEGADAILFKLAPILVMTPAIMSFVTIPYGETLVPRNLDVGLLAVFAFASVNVLGLLLGAWGSRNKYAIISAARVVSQNVAYEIPMLVVVVTLVMITGTLNLQDIVIQQAGGFWHWNVFKLSASPLMPVAFIIFFICMLAETNRAPFDMAEAESELIAGAFTEYPGMGFGVFFMGEYANIVVGTSIATILFLGGWQCPFGLFPGVHWFMIKMYFLIFTVIWIRWTYPRTTFYGLLNLSWKILIPISFFNLILTSAMLKVF; the protein is encoded by the coding sequence ATGAGCATTCATCCTGAAGTGTTGCGCCTGCTGGCATTCCTGCTCGGGATCATCGGATTCGTGGCCATGAACGCCGCGTACCTGGTGTGGCTCGAGCGCAAGGAAGCAGGCCATATCCAGCGGCGCATCGGCCCCAAGGAGGTCGGTCCTTTCGGGCTCTTGCAGCCCATGGCCGACGGCCTCAAGCTGATGACCAAGCAGCTCATCGTTCCGGAAGGGGCGGACGCCATCCTCTTCAAGCTGGCCCCAATCCTGGTGATGACTCCGGCCATCATGTCCTTCGTCACCATTCCCTACGGAGAGACCCTGGTCCCCAGGAACTTGGACGTCGGCCTCCTGGCCGTGTTCGCCTTCGCCTCGGTGAACGTGCTCGGGCTTCTGCTGGGCGCCTGGGGCTCGCGCAACAAATACGCCATCATCTCCGCGGCCCGCGTGGTCTCCCAGAACGTGGCCTACGAGATCCCCATGCTGGTGGTGGTGGTCACCCTGGTCATGATCACCGGGACGCTCAATCTGCAGGACATCGTCATCCAGCAGGCCGGCGGATTCTGGCACTGGAACGTGTTCAAGCTCTCGGCCAGCCCGCTCATGCCGGTGGCCTTCATTATCTTCTTCATCTGCATGCTGGCCGAAACCAACCGGGCCCCCTTCGACATGGCCGAGGCCGAGAGCGAGCTCATCGCCGGGGCCTTCACCGAATACCCCGGCATGGGTTTCGGCGTCTTCTTCATGGGCGAGTATGCCAACATCGTGGTCGGCACCAGCATCGCCACCATCCTGTTCCTTGGAGGCTGGCAATGCCCCTTCGGGCTGTTCCCCGGGGTGCACTGGTTCATGATCAAGATGTACTTCCTCATCTTCACCGTCATCTGGATCAGGTGGACTTACCCGAGAACCACTTTCTACGGGCTTCTGAACCTTTCCTGGAAGATTTTGATCCCGATCTCCTTCTTCAACCTGATTCTCACCAGCGCCATGTTGAAGGTTTTCTAA
- a CDS encoding NADH-quinone oxidoreductase subunit J codes for MTPSLISAESLSGLLFLGFIGITLFGALVATGAKRLIRSVAGLALCFLGVAGLYYYLASPFLALMQLLIYVGAVCVTIIFAVMLAETSENKRVVRRNPSAMALAIIASAGLVWALVTLAFKTEWKSFQAPDASGSIEKIGQSLLTTYNFSFELISVVLLVAIVGSLVLARSGRSKT; via the coding sequence ATGACTCCTTCCCTGATCTCGGCCGAGAGCCTTTCCGGCCTGTTGTTCCTGGGCTTTATAGGGATCACGCTCTTCGGCGCCCTGGTGGCCACCGGCGCCAAGCGGCTCATCCGAAGCGTCGCGGGCCTTGCCCTGTGCTTTCTCGGAGTGGCCGGACTCTACTACTACCTGGCCAGCCCCTTTTTGGCCTTGATGCAGCTCCTTATCTACGTGGGCGCGGTGTGCGTGACCATCATCTTCGCCGTAATGCTCGCTGAGACTTCCGAGAACAAACGGGTGGTAAGGCGAAACCCCTCGGCCATGGCCTTGGCGATCATCGCAAGCGCCGGGCTCGTGTGGGCGCTCGTCACCCTGGCCTTCAAGACGGAGTGGAAGTCCTTCCAGGCTCCGGATGCAAGCGGCAGCATTGAGAAGATCGGCCAGTCGCTGCTTACCACGTACAATTTCAGCTTCGAACTCATCTCCGTGGTGCTTCTGGTGGCCATTGTCGGGTCGCTGGTGCTGGCCCGGTCCGGAAGGAGCAAGACATGA
- a CDS encoding NADH-quinone oxidoreductase subunit M, translating to MDVLIMNEMGFPILSTLIFLPLAGALALLCIPGDSAAKIWSLVITTVTAAISLPLYWNFDLTTAKYQFGEHTPWISSLNINYTLGVDGISLLLVLLTTLIMPLCVLGSWKYISKRVKEFMICLLLMETSMLGVFMALDFVLFYVLWEAMLIPMYLLIAVWGGPRKVYASIKFFLYTLAGSVLLLVAIIALYLSQGTFFIPAMMGQAYSTNFQILVFLAFFLAFAIKVPMFPFHTWLPAAHVEAPTAGSVILASVLLKMGTYGFLRFCLPITPEATMIFLPYVQWLSVAGILYGGFTALAQQDMKKLIAYSSVGHMGFVTLGIFVLNQRGIEGAILQMINHGITTGALFFCVGMIYERTHSRELASAAGIGKFMPFYVTYLAFFSLSSLAFPGTNSFVGEFLILAGSFADNKILSACAIPGAILAAAYMFRMLQRVVWGGTKNPGHPGLLDLNLREIITLAPLLVFVFWIGLAPEPFMDVMHVSVTQLIKQTGIASHGSVSVTSLMIP from the coding sequence ATGGACGTTTTGATCATGAACGAGATGGGGTTTCCCATCCTGAGCACCCTGATCTTCCTGCCCCTGGCCGGAGCGCTGGCCCTGTTGTGCATTCCCGGGGACAGTGCCGCGAAGATCTGGTCCTTGGTAATCACCACGGTAACCGCGGCCATCTCTCTGCCGTTGTACTGGAACTTCGATCTGACCACGGCCAAGTACCAGTTTGGTGAGCACACCCCCTGGATCAGCTCCTTAAACATCAACTATACCCTTGGGGTCGACGGCATTTCCCTGCTGCTCGTGCTTTTGACCACCCTGATCATGCCCCTTTGCGTGCTGGGATCGTGGAAGTACATCAGCAAGCGGGTCAAGGAGTTCATGATCTGCCTGCTGCTCATGGAAACGTCCATGCTGGGCGTATTCATGGCCCTGGATTTCGTGCTCTTCTATGTGCTCTGGGAAGCCATGCTCATCCCCATGTACCTGCTCATCGCGGTCTGGGGCGGGCCGAGGAAGGTGTACGCCTCCATAAAGTTCTTCCTCTACACCCTGGCTGGCTCCGTGCTCCTTCTGGTTGCCATCATCGCCCTCTACCTGAGCCAGGGGACGTTCTTCATCCCGGCCATGATGGGCCAGGCCTACTCCACCAACTTCCAGATACTGGTCTTCCTGGCATTCTTTTTGGCCTTCGCTATCAAGGTGCCGATGTTTCCCTTCCACACCTGGCTGCCGGCCGCGCACGTGGAAGCCCCCACGGCCGGAAGCGTCATCCTGGCCTCGGTGCTTCTGAAGATGGGCACTTACGGATTCCTGCGCTTCTGCCTGCCTATCACCCCCGAAGCCACCATGATCTTTTTGCCCTATGTCCAGTGGCTGTCCGTGGCCGGCATTCTCTACGGCGGGTTCACGGCCCTGGCCCAGCAGGACATGAAGAAGCTGATCGCCTACTCCAGCGTGGGGCACATGGGATTCGTCACCCTGGGCATCTTCGTCTTGAACCAGCGCGGCATCGAAGGGGCCATCCTCCAGATGATCAACCACGGCATCACCACCGGCGCGCTGTTCTTCTGCGTGGGCATGATCTACGAGCGCACCCACAGCCGCGAGCTGGCCTCGGCCGCTGGCATCGGCAAGTTCATGCCCTTCTACGTTACCTACTTGGCCTTCTTCTCGCTTTCCTCTCTGGCATTCCCGGGAACAAACAGCTTCGTGGGCGAATTCCTTATCCTGGCGGGAAGCTTCGCGGACAACAAGATACTCTCCGCCTGCGCCATACCCGGCGCCATTCTCGCAGCTGCCTACATGTTCAGGATGCTGCAGCGGGTGGTCTGGGGCGGCACGAAGAATCCCGGCCATCCAGGCCTTCTGGACCTGAACCTTCGCGAGATCATTACCCTGGCCCCGCTTCTTGTGTTCGTTTTCTGGATAGGGCTTGCGCCTGAGCCGTTCATGGATGTGATGCACGTAAGCGTTACCCAACTGATCAAACAGACCGGCATTGCCTCGCACGGAAGTGTTTCCGTTACGAGCCTGATGATTCCGTAG
- a CDS encoding monovalent cation/H+ antiporter subunit D family protein: protein MDVIVSIKPLLAILAALAGSMFVLISGRNPNVRESWSFVAAVVMFCIIASMVPTVAPAPLGLGKTLVYQLFKILPGLTVTFRVDAFSMVFALAASFLWILAVFYSAGYMRGLHEHAQTRFNTCFALALFGAIGVAFSDNLFTLYLFYEIVSVCTYPLVAHHQDEESYEGGKKYILYLTTTAKGLVLPAMILIYVLTGTLDFAHNIHSGIFASGTNGTLITILYACCILGFAKNGIMPFHNWLPSAMVAPTPVSALLHAVAVVKVGVFCTTRVMLYVFGTDTMQALNLGIPTAYFVSFTILTASIIALTKDNLKARLAYSTVSQLSYIVLGVSLLTIDGIQGGIIHIANHAFSKITLFFCAGAIYVATHKKAISEMGGLGRTMPFTFAAFAIASLSMIGAPPVAGFVTKWKLLVGAMEMPSHYIGILLILLASTMLNVAYFAPVTFKAFFGKPPKGEKFEGIKEAPLTMVIPIMIAALISVAIGIFPDFFMTFVKAVTG from the coding sequence ATGGATGTTATTGTTTCCATAAAGCCGCTGCTTGCCATTCTTGCGGCCCTGGCAGGCTCCATGTTTGTCTTGATTTCAGGGCGCAATCCCAATGTCCGGGAGTCCTGGTCGTTCGTCGCCGCGGTGGTCATGTTCTGCATCATCGCCTCGATGGTGCCCACGGTCGCTCCCGCCCCCCTGGGTTTGGGCAAAACGCTGGTGTACCAGCTATTCAAGATCCTGCCCGGGCTGACCGTCACCTTCAGAGTGGACGCCTTTTCCATGGTGTTCGCCCTGGCCGCCTCCTTCCTCTGGATACTCGCGGTCTTTTATTCCGCAGGCTACATGAGGGGGCTGCACGAGCACGCCCAGACGCGGTTCAACACCTGCTTCGCCCTGGCCCTGTTCGGCGCCATCGGCGTGGCCTTCTCGGACAACCTCTTCACCCTCTACCTCTTCTACGAGATCGTCAGCGTCTGCACCTACCCCCTGGTCGCACACCACCAGGACGAGGAGAGCTACGAGGGCGGCAAGAAGTACATCCTGTACCTGACCACCACGGCCAAGGGCCTTGTCCTGCCGGCCATGATTTTAATCTACGTGCTCACCGGCACGCTCGATTTCGCGCACAACATCCACAGCGGCATCTTTGCTTCCGGCACCAACGGAACCTTGATCACCATACTCTACGCCTGCTGCATCCTCGGGTTTGCGAAAAACGGCATCATGCCGTTCCACAACTGGCTGCCAAGCGCCATGGTCGCCCCGACCCCGGTCTCGGCACTGCTGCACGCGGTGGCGGTCGTCAAGGTCGGCGTGTTCTGCACCACCCGGGTCATGCTCTACGTGTTCGGCACGGACACCATGCAGGCCCTGAACCTTGGCATACCGACCGCGTACTTCGTCTCCTTCACCATTCTCACCGCATCGATCATCGCCCTCACCAAGGACAACCTGAAGGCCCGGCTGGCCTACTCCACAGTGAGCCAGCTGTCCTACATCGTGCTTGGCGTGTCGCTTCTGACCATCGACGGCATACAGGGCGGCATCATCCACATCGCCAACCACGCCTTCTCAAAGATCACGCTCTTCTTCTGCGCCGGCGCCATCTACGTGGCCACGCACAAGAAGGCCATCTCCGAAATGGGAGGGCTTGGCCGCACCATGCCCTTCACATTCGCGGCCTTCGCCATCGCCTCGCTCAGCATGATCGGGGCGCCGCCGGTGGCCGGTTTCGTCACCAAGTGGAAACTCCTGGTGGGCGCCATGGAGATGCCCTCGCACTACATAGGCATTCTCCTTATCCTTCTGGCCAGCACCATGCTGAACGTGGCCTACTTCGCCCCCGTTACCTTCAAGGCCTTCTTCGGAAAGCCTCCCAAGGGCGAAAAATTCGAGGGCATCAAGGAAGCGCCCCTGACCATGGTGATCCCCATCATGATCGCGGCGCTCATCTCGGTGGCCATCGGCATCTTCCCTGACTTCTTCATGACTTTCGTAAAGGCGGTGACAGGATGA
- a CDS encoding Na(+)/H(+) antiporter subunit D: MNEYWFHPALILIAGAFILPFIPRALKKAYLVTVPVLAFMAVLRMQGHYGTYGVVQFMDWTLTFGRVDALSMVFAYIMTLMCIIGSIYGMHVEEDFQHIAAWTYVAGSLGVIFCGDYLVLFLFWEVMAFSSVFLVWFRRRKESLWVGYRYLMVHTAGGLFLLAGFVLRYHATGGDLSFGPIGVDNPSLYTYLIMIGFILNAAVPPFHAWLPDAYGEATVSGAVFMCAFTTKTAVYALARGFAGMEILVPLGVCMALYGVVYAVLENDSRRLLAYHIISQVGYMVAGVGIGTQLAINGACAHAFAHILYKGLLFMGCGAVLHMTGKSKFSELGGLYAKMPRTFIFTLIGGLSISAFPLFSGFVSKAMIVAAGFEEHNYWAAFLLTLASAGTFLHTGLKVPYFIWFGKNNCSKETMARAADPPMNMQAAMIAASILCIFIGCYTPYLYDMLPYPEVAAGYHPYTAYHISETLQILLFTALGFFLLIKKLTPEPLISIDMDWFYRMGGRAFYWLAKKPIQGADNGVNEAYRVIGLVPLMKTARFWSWFDWHGIDGVVDGIAHAVRGVGTTLRHMQSGRLQYNIIYAMSLVAIALVVYVFA, from the coding sequence ATGAATGAGTACTGGTTCCACCCGGCACTGATTCTCATCGCCGGAGCCTTCATCCTTCCCTTCATTCCAAGGGCGCTGAAGAAGGCCTACCTGGTCACTGTGCCGGTGCTGGCGTTCATGGCGGTGCTTCGCATGCAAGGGCACTACGGCACCTACGGCGTGGTGCAGTTCATGGACTGGACCCTGACCTTCGGTCGCGTGGACGCATTAAGCATGGTGTTCGCCTACATCATGACGCTCATGTGCATCATAGGCTCCATCTACGGCATGCACGTTGAGGAGGATTTCCAGCACATCGCGGCCTGGACCTACGTGGCCGGTTCGCTAGGGGTCATCTTCTGCGGAGACTACCTGGTGCTCTTCCTGTTCTGGGAAGTGATGGCCTTCTCCTCGGTCTTTCTGGTCTGGTTCCGCAGGCGCAAGGAGTCGTTGTGGGTGGGCTACCGCTACCTCATGGTCCACACCGCGGGCGGGCTGTTTTTGCTGGCCGGCTTCGTGCTGCGCTACCATGCAACAGGCGGTGACCTGTCTTTCGGCCCCATCGGGGTGGATAACCCGAGCCTGTACACCTACCTGATCATGATTGGGTTTATCTTAAACGCCGCGGTGCCGCCCTTCCACGCATGGCTGCCGGACGCCTACGGCGAAGCGACCGTGAGCGGCGCGGTGTTCATGTGCGCCTTCACCACCAAGACGGCCGTGTACGCCCTGGCGCGCGGCTTCGCGGGCATGGAGATCCTGGTGCCCTTGGGGGTGTGCATGGCGCTCTACGGCGTTGTCTACGCCGTGCTCGAGAACGACTCCAGGCGACTGTTGGCCTACCACATCATAAGCCAGGTCGGGTACATGGTGGCCGGCGTCGGCATCGGCACGCAGCTGGCCATCAACGGCGCCTGCGCCCACGCCTTCGCCCACATCCTCTACAAGGGCCTTCTCTTCATGGGGTGCGGAGCCGTGCTCCACATGACCGGCAAGAGCAAGTTCTCCGAGCTTGGCGGCCTGTACGCCAAGATGCCCCGGACGTTTATCTTCACGCTCATAGGCGGGCTCTCGATCTCCGCGTTCCCGCTGTTCAGCGGCTTTGTGAGCAAAGCCATGATCGTGGCCGCAGGCTTCGAAGAGCACAACTACTGGGCGGCCTTCCTGCTCACCCTGGCCTCGGCCGGAACCTTCCTGCACACTGGCCTCAAGGTCCCCTACTTCATCTGGTTCGGCAAAAACAACTGCAGCAAGGAAACCATGGCCAGGGCGGCTGATCCGCCGATGAACATGCAGGCCGCCATGATCGCCGCCTCCATCCTGTGCATCTTCATAGGCTGCTACACGCCGTACCTGTACGACATGCTGCCCTACCCCGAGGTGGCGGCCGGGTACCACCCCTATACCGCGTACCACATCTCCGAGACCTTGCAGATTCTCCTCTTCACGGCCTTGGGCTTCTTCCTGCTGATTAAGAAGCTGACTCCGGAACCGTTGATCAGCATCGACATGGACTGGTTCTACCGCATGGGCGGACGGGCCTTCTACTGGCTGGCCAAGAAGCCCATCCAGGGCGCGGACAACGGCGTGAACGAAGCCTACCGCGTCATCGGCCTGGTTCCTCTCATGAAGACAGCGCGCTTCTGGTCCTGGTTCGACTGGCACGGCATTGACGGCGTGGTGGACGGAATCGCCCACGCTGTGCGCGGCGTCGGCACCACCCTGCGCCACATGCAGAGCGGCCGGCTCCAGTACAACATCATCTATGCGATGTCCCTCGTTGCCATTGCGCTCGTCGTATACGTTTTCGCCTGA
- a CDS encoding NADH-quinone oxidoreductase subunit D gives MRAYAQSTCNETFVLNLGPQHPATHGVLRVKLTMDGEYIVEAEPVLGYIHRMHEKMGENRTWLQFMPNTGRMDYLHALAYNHGFVCLVERAMGIEVPERAEYIRVITSELNRISSHLLWFGAYILDLGGFSPLLYAFDDREQILDLLESVTGSRLTYSYFRFGGVCDDIDENFVAGARAFVTRMRERMPMYHSLVTKNIILMKRLQEIGPISAEMCRKYGATGPVARGSGIDFDVRKHEPYSVYPNLDFDIPVYTECDSMARYMVRMDEILQSLRIIEQALDKLPEGPIMPPKAPKVIKPPKGDYYQAVETARGSLGMRAVSDGTNTPYRLKLRTPGYSNLIVFGEACRGMLLPDALALLGSLDLVIPEIDR, from the coding sequence ATGAGAGCCTACGCCCAAAGCACCTGCAACGAGACGTTCGTTTTGAACCTTGGGCCGCAGCATCCGGCAACGCATGGCGTTCTTCGCGTCAAGCTGACCATGGACGGCGAGTACATCGTCGAAGCCGAGCCCGTGCTCGGCTACATCCACCGGATGCACGAGAAGATGGGCGAAAACCGGACCTGGCTCCAGTTCATGCCCAATACCGGGCGGATGGATTACCTGCACGCCCTGGCCTACAACCATGGTTTCGTCTGCCTGGTGGAACGTGCCATGGGCATCGAGGTGCCGGAGAGGGCCGAGTACATCAGGGTGATCACCTCCGAACTGAACCGGATATCAAGCCATCTCCTCTGGTTCGGGGCCTACATCCTGGATCTGGGCGGCTTCTCCCCCCTGCTCTACGCCTTCGACGACAGAGAGCAGATACTGGACCTTTTGGAATCGGTGACCGGCTCGCGCCTCACCTACAGCTACTTCCGCTTCGGGGGCGTTTGCGACGACATCGACGAGAACTTCGTGGCCGGGGCCAGGGCGTTCGTCACCCGCATGCGCGAACGCATGCCCATGTACCACAGCCTGGTCACCAAGAACATCATACTCATGAAGCGCTTGCAGGAGATCGGACCCATCTCCGCCGAGATGTGCCGCAAGTACGGCGCCACCGGCCCCGTGGCCAGAGGCTCGGGCATCGACTTCGACGTGCGCAAGCACGAGCCCTATTCGGTGTACCCGAACCTGGATTTCGACATCCCGGTATACACCGAGTGCGACTCCATGGCCCGCTACATGGTCCGCATGGACGAGATACTGCAAAGCCTGCGCATCATCGAGCAGGCCCTGGACAAGCTGCCGGAAGGCCCCATCATGCCGCCCAAGGCTCCCAAGGTGATAAAACCGCCCAAGGGGGACTACTACCAAGCCGTGGAGACGGCGCGCGGCTCCCTGGGGATGCGGGCTGTCAGCGACGGCACCAACACCCCGTACCGGCTGAAGCTTCGGACCCCCGGTTATTCCAACCTGATCGTGTTCGGCGAGGCCTGCCGGGGGATGCTGCTCCCCGACGCCCTCGCGCTGTTGGGCAGCCTGGACCTGGTAATTCCCGAGATAGACCGGTGA
- a CDS encoding GntR family transcriptional regulator, which produces MGQASAHGILGKHENLTEAILTTKSKYMAIYEWLSEQITSKAFRPGDKIPNESELSTMFGVHRMTVRQAIDKLVSDHMLVRKRGKGTYLLSEKRPVLTRSLETISTYHDDIAKAGLVPRYKTLEAKTIPADETVAAHLKVAVGSEVISLYRLMLASDVPLVLEHCFLPAELFPDLLTLSLDTVLYKIIDSVYGMNLIHSRQEIGAVMPSESERKLLKIGERCPCIWSEGVVFNDKGRAVEFTHAIYRGDKYRFKCSIGRYLCEDIAG; this is translated from the coding sequence ATGGGGCAGGCATCAGCGCATGGTATTCTCGGAAAGCATGAAAACTTGACGGAGGCGATTTTGACCACCAAATCGAAATACATGGCCATTTACGAATGGCTCTCCGAACAGATAACCAGCAAGGCGTTCCGCCCTGGCGACAAAATCCCCAACGAGAGCGAGCTTTCCACGATGTTCGGAGTGCACCGGATGACGGTGCGCCAAGCCATCGACAAGCTCGTGAGCGACCACATGCTGGTGCGCAAGCGCGGCAAGGGAACGTATCTGCTCTCCGAAAAAAGGCCGGTGCTCACCCGGTCCCTGGAAACTATCTCCACCTACCACGACGATATCGCCAAAGCGGGTTTGGTGCCGCGCTACAAAACACTCGAAGCCAAGACCATCCCTGCCGATGAAACGGTTGCGGCGCATCTCAAGGTCGCTGTGGGGTCGGAGGTCATCTCCCTGTATCGTCTCATGCTCGCAAGCGACGTCCCCCTGGTTCTGGAGCATTGTTTTCTTCCGGCCGAGCTGTTTCCCGATCTGCTGACGCTTTCCTTGGACACTGTTCTGTATAAAATAATCGACAGCGTATACGGCATGAACCTCATCCATTCACGCCAGGAGATAGGCGCCGTCATGCCAAGCGAGAGCGAGCGGAAGCTTCTGAAGATTGGGGAGAGATGCCCGTGCATCTGGTCCGAAGGGGTGGTGTTCAACGACAAGGGGCGGGCGGTGGAATTCACCCACGCCATCTACCGGGGAGACAAATACAGGTTCAAATGCTCGATAGGCCGGTATCTGTGCGAGGATATCGCCGGTTGA
- the nuoK gene encoding NADH-quinone oxidoreductase subunit NuoK, which translates to MNILLISNCLTTYLVIGALLFGIGVYGMVQRQTFIGMLISAELVLSGASVNFMAFNRFLAPDPVVGQVFTLFIMAIAAAEAAIALSIIIAVYRNYKSIETDETVDLNG; encoded by the coding sequence ATGAACATACTCCTTATAAGCAACTGCCTCACCACCTACCTGGTGATAGGCGCGCTTCTTTTCGGCATCGGCGTTTACGGCATGGTGCAGCGCCAGACCTTCATCGGCATGCTGATTTCCGCGGAACTCGTATTGAGCGGGGCCTCGGTGAACTTCATGGCCTTCAACCGCTTCCTGGCTCCGGACCCGGTGGTCGGCCAGGTGTTCACGCTGTTCATCATGGCCATCGCCGCTGCCGAAGCAGCCATTGCCTTGAGCATCATCATCGCAGTCTACCGCAACTATAAATCCATCGAGACTGACGAGACCGTGGATTTGAACGGCTAG